Genomic window (Pradoshia sp. D12):
TGCTATTCAATTAAATTTGATGTTTCCAACTATATCCTATCTTGTTTAGCAATGTCAATAATAATTTATAATATTTAAAATATTTTTGATTTATAATAAAGAATATCCTAAATCAAGTTACAGCAACTAAAATTCATGAATATTTCCAATTCATGAATCATTTTGGTCAGTTATTCGTATAGGATATTAAGGTAAATTATAGAAAAAATAAGGAGGGGTACTTTGTGGGAAATATCTTCATCTATTCCATTATCATTGGGATTATATCGGCACTTATTCTTGTGCCATTCAAAAATAATGAAAAATTACGTATCCATATGAAGGGGAAAACAAAACTGCTTGTTTTTGTCAGCTTAGCTGCATTAATCACGATTGGAGCATTTTTATTTTATTACTTCACCCTGTTGGATCAAACTATCTCTTCTCTTTGGATTTTTGTCATCATACTAACCTTGCTGGGTTCAATGCTTGCTACGGGTATGGAGAGAACCATTAAGGGTATTTTATTTGCAGGTAGTTTGCTTGTCGGTCTCTATTTTTTAACGGCATTTCTGTTCAATGCCGATGAAAAGTATACTATAGCTAAAATGGACATCAAAGAAGAAATTCAAACATTTGATGAAAATAAAAAGCCGGCCAGCGTGCCTCCTCAATACGCGCGCAATAAAATGAAAAAAGCATTTGGCCAGGTACCAAATACGAGCTACTACGAATTAGGGAATTTACAAATCCAAAAAGTAGATGGTGAGTATGTTTATATTGCTCCAGTCGAATTTTCAGGATTCTTCAAATGGCTGAAAGGGAAAGAAACTCCTGGTTACTTTATATTGAGTGCTACAGATTCATCAGCCAACCCAAAATTTGTTGATGCAGAAATGATCTACACTCCTTCTGCATTCTTCAATAAAGAAACAGAGCGCCGTATTCGTCTACAGTATCCATCCTACATATTCTATGGGGATTCACAGCTTGAAGTAGATGATAATGGCACGCCATTTTATATTCGCTCTTATGGTGATTTTGTCTCTGCCAGAAATGGCTTTAAGGTAAAAGGTGTTGTGGTGATGGATGCCAAAACTGGGAAGTCCAACTCTTATTCCCTTTCTGAAGCGCCCGAATTTATTGATGGTGCCGTTGCACCAGAAGTCGTCAGTACACAAAACAGCTACTTCGGAAATTATATTCATGGCTATTGGAACAGCCTATTTGGAAAATCAGATGTTAAACTGCCTTCTGATGAGGGTACCGAAGCGAATGTAAGTCCGATCTTTGATGAAAATGGAGATATGTATTATTTCACTGATTTCACGAGTCCTAAAGAAGGCGTCGATTCTATGCTCGGCTATGCGCTCACAAATTCCAGGACAGGTAAAGCTGTCTATTATACAGGTAATATGGAGGAATCCTACATGGATTCACAGGGTGCCCTGCAAATTATCGAGAAGAAGTTTATAGAAAAGAAATGGGAAGGAGAAATGCCCATCATCTATAATTTTTACGGTGAAGCCAGTTGGTTAACAGGAGTCCTGGATTCAAATGGATTCCTACAAAATTATTTCATTGTATCTGCTGCCAATCCTGAAATAACAGCATATGGGTCAACGCCAAATGAAGCCTTAAAGCTATACAAAACAGCACTTCAAAAAGGCGGCGGAACGGTTAACGGCACCTCCACAAGTGTTGAGAAGAAAATCGATGGGAAAGTTATCAGAGTCTATAAAGAAAAATCAGGTGAATATACCGTCGTTTCGTTCCTTCTGGATAATGGACAAAGCTACAATATGTCCTCTGAAAAGGATCCTTTGATCATATATCTGCAGGAAAACGATGAGGTATCTGTAACGTACCTGGATACCGGGGAAAACTTTTTACCTGTTAACGGTATTACAATTAAGAATTTACAATAATATATACTGAAGAAAATAGATCATCCTCACTCGAGGATTGATCTATTTTTTAACAACTGGACTAATTTTATTACCCATATTTAAATTATTGTTAAATATATAGTTAGAATCGTGTTGAATAGGGTAAATAAAATTAGTCATAAATACTCATAATAGGTAGTGTTTACATTATTAAGAGGAGGGCTTTGGAGTTAAATTCTATAGATCAATACCCATACTGGATGTAGTTCCAAAAGAATTAGAGCGCAAATGGAAATATACTTTAGAATTCATTCTTCAGAACTAAAATTTGCTTAAGATACACTTACATGGTTAAAGCATTCTCAGCTGTTTTCCATACATAATCAGTATTAATATGTGAGTTAGATTATTTTCACATAACATTTAGGAAGTACTTTCCATTTACAAATCTCTATATATTTTATTAGATTAAATAAGTATAATACTGCTCTTTTTTTATTTCTCCACCCTTTATTACATCTTTTTCTTCACAACAAATAAATGGAAATCTTATAGTAATCTAATATTATTTGGTAAGTATTGATTGCCAAAAAACCGTATCTTTATATATACTCATAGAGATACATACATTCTGTTATAAGATTAAAACATCCCTTTTAACCCGCCCCAATTGGATATAGAGGGTTTTTAAACGTTACTTATATGAAGGAGGTTCACAATGAAGAAATTTTCAAAATTCACATTCCTAATAGCAATGGCTATTGTCATGATTGCTTCATTTATATTCCCGGCTTTAAACACGAAAGCAGAAGGAAAAAAATATGAGATTGCAACAGATATTACATTTGCCCCATTTGAATTCCAGGAAACGAATGGCGAATTTGTAGGTATAGATATCGATTTACTCAATGCTATAGCTGAAAATCAAGGGTTTGAAGTAGAAATTAAGCCGCTTGGATTTAATGCAGCCGTACAAGCACTAGAGTCCAATCAAGTAGACGGCGTTATTGCCGGAATGAGTATAACAGATGAAAGACAACTGAAATTTGATTTCTCCGATCCCTATTTTGAATCTGGTGTCGTAATGGCGGTTGCCGAGGGAAATGAAGAGATTAAATCCTATGAAGATTTAAAAGGAAAAAAGGTAGCCATTAAAACAGGTACAGAAGGTGCCAGCTTTGCAGAAAGCATAAAAGATAAATATGGCTTTAAAACGGTAACCTTTGATGATTCCGCCAATATGTATGACGATGTTAAAACAGGTAACTCTGCAGCTGTTTTTGATGATTACCCAGTTCTGGCATATGGGATTACGCAAGGCAACGGATTAGAAATCGTTACTGAAAAAGAAAAAGGCGGCTCCTATGGATTTGCTGTCGCTAAAGGGCAAAATGCGGAATTGATTGAGCAGTTCAATACAGGTCTAGCCAATCTAAAAGAATCCGGTGAATATCAGGATATTATGGATAAGTACTTGAAGGCAGAAAAAAGCACCGATACTAATAACGGTTTCTTCGGCTTATTAGAATCAAGTATGCCAAGTCTGTTAAAAGGTCTTCAAATGACCCTGATATTGACTGTCGTATCTCTTGTTATAGCATGTATCCTAGGTATTATATTTGGTCTGATGCGTGTGTCCCATCTCAAAATCTTAAGGGCAATCGGCGTCATTTACGTAGATATCTTTAGAGGAACTCCACTGATTGTTCAAGCTTTCTTTATCTATTTCGGTATTCCAGCAGCACTTGACTTCCGTATATCTGCAGTTGCTGCCGGTATCATAACATTAAGCTTAAATGCTGGTGCATATATGGCTGAAATTGTACGCGGTGGTATCGAATCCGTTGATAAGGGACAAATGGAAGCTGCCCGAAGCCTTGGTCTTCCATATAAAAAGGCAATGGCAAAGGTTATCCTTCCACAGGCAATCCGTCTGATGATTCCATCTATCATTAACCAATTTATCATTACATTAAAAGATACCTCTATCCTATCCATCATTGGTATTAATGAATTGACTCAAAGCGGAAAAATCATTATTGCCAGAAACCTTGAGTCCTTCCAAATGTGGCTGATTGTAGGGTTTATATACTTTATCATTATTATGATTTTAACTAAGGTATCAAACCGTATGGAAAGGAAGATCCAAAATGGGAAAGCTTAAAGTAAAAGGATTAAAAAAATCATACGGGAAGCTGGAAGTACTAAAGGATATCAGTCTTGAGGTTAAAGAAGGCGAAGTTGTCTGCTTAATCGGCCCTTCTGGATCCGGTAAAAGTACACTTCTGCGCTGCCTCAATTTACTTGAAGAAGTAAATGAAGGTGACGTAACAGTTGATGATAAACATTTAACTGATAAAAACACAGACATTAATAAAGTTAGGGAAAATATCGGAATGGTATTCCAGCATTTCAATCTCTTCCCGCATATGACAGTACTAGATAATATTACTTTGGCTCCTGTTGAGCTGAATAAAGCTACAAAAGAAGAAGCAAAAAAAATCGGCTTAAAGCTATTGGCTCGTGTGGGTCTTGAAGATAAGGCCAATGCCATGCCAGCTCAACTGTCCGGCGGACAAAAACAACGTGTGGCGATTGCACGAGCTCTTGCCATGAACCCTGACATTATGTTGTTTGATGAGCCTACGAGTGCACTTGATCCCGAAATGGTCGGTGAGGTTCTGAATGTTATTAAACAGCTTGCACAAGAGGGTATGACCATGGTAATTGTGACTCATGAAATGGGCTTTGCCCGTGAAGTAGCTGATCAGGTCATCTTTATGGATGGCGGTTATGTTGTGGAAAGAGGAACACCTGAAGAAATCTTCTCCAATCCGCAAAATGAACGAACTAAGGATTTTCTTGATAAAGTTTTATAAGGATAAGTTAGGGCACAGTGCTTAAGCACTGTGCCCTTTAGTATTTCTATTTTGATAACCTCCTTCTTGCTGATGTAATGACTATCCATATATGCAGTTACTAAAAGGCCTGATATATATGAATCCTGCCTTTACTCTGATATAAACTTCTATTTCCTGGTTACATGCAACCCTCCATGCAAACACTCCAATATTTTCATAAAAACCTTTATTACGCGCAAAATAAGCTTTAGTATTAATCCAGTTCCCTTACTTTCTGAATTTTCCAGTTTCGAACCGTTCTCTCCAAATGATATTATTATTTTAGTATAATAAATAAAAGTAAAAGCTATAAAATAGGAGTGTTAAAATGGATTCAATTAGCTTTATTGAAATAATACAATTTGTTTTTTTAGGATTACTGCAAGGTCTTACTGAACCTATCCCTGTATCTTCAAGTGGCCACTTGGTCATCTTTCAGCATTTTTTCGGACTTAACATTCCGGGATTAAGCTTTGAGTTGTTTGTAAACTTTGCGTCCCTACTGGCCGTTATCTTTATTTATCGAGCAGATTTAATGAAGTTGATTAAAAATGGATTTTCCTATTTAACAGGTTCTGATAAATCTACCGCCACGAAAAAGGATTTTTATTTTATTCTTTACTTAATTGTTGCTACAATTCCAGCTGCATTTATCGGTCTTTTCTTTGAGGATCAAATCGCATCTATTTTTAAGGGTGTACGTGTCATTGGCTTTGCGCTGATTATCACAGGTATTGCTTTATGGCTTATCCGTAATTTAGAGGGCAGGAAAGCTGAGGGAGAACTAACATTTAAGGATGCCATTATTGTGGGATTATCACAGGCTGTTGCTTTAATACCTGGAATCAGCCGTTCCGGTGCAACGATCGTATCCTCTATGGCTATGGGAATGAACCGTGAAACTGCGTTGAAATTCTCGTTTTTTCTATATATCCCAATCAGTCTTGGCGGCATGGTATTTTCAGTATCCGATATGGTGAACGATCCTGATTTAGGAAGACTGCTGATTCCGTATGCATTGGCATTTATAGCTTCCCTCATCGCCTCCTATTTTTCACTGCGTTGGTTTATGGATATTATGAAAAAAGGGAAATTAGGTTATTTTTCTATTTACTGTTTTATCGTAGGAATCCTCGTTATTATCTTCGGTTAACTTATAAAAAGGAGAACAAGCATTGGTGCTTGTTCTCCTTTTTATATTTGCGAGTCGTTTTTATAGTACACTATATTTATATATACTATACATTTTGAGCTTTACATGACAAAACAACTAATACCCTAAAATAGTTCGAGCTACTTTACCACTATTCGTAATCCTAATAAATAAAGAACGGGTGATGGTTATGTTTAAAATTTTATTAATTGAAGATGACACCAGCCTTTTTAAAGAAATTAAAGAGAGGTTAACCCAATGGTCTTATGAAGTATATGGCGTTCAAGATTTCGGAGAGGTACTTAATGAATTTACGGATATTCAGCCTGACTTAGTCCTTATTGATATTCAGTTGCCTAAATTTGACGGTTTCCATTGGTGCCGGCTGATACGGACGCACTCCAATGTACCCATTTTATTTTTATCATCGAGAGACCACCCTACTGACATGGTGATGTCTATGCAACTTGGTGCTGATGATTTTATACAGAAGCCCTTTAACTTTGATGTTTTAGTTGCAAAGATTCAAGCCATTTTACGAAGAGTTTATAATTATAATGCTGATCAAACACAGCTGAAAATCTGGTGCGGAGCGACCATTAATTACGAAAAAAATACGGTTGAAAATGAACTTGGATCAATAGAGCTTTCAAGGAATGAAATTTACATTTTAAAGCAGTTAATCGATCATAAGAATAAGATTATCAGCAGAGATACTTTAATTCGCAGTTTATGGGATGATGAGCGGTTTGTCAGCGATAATACATTAACGGTCAATGTGAATCGGTTGCGAAAAAGGCTGGATGAACTTGGACTCGGACATTTTATAGAAACAAAAGTAGGTCAAGGTTACATGGCAAAAGAGACGGCTGATTCTTTATGATAAAGAGCTATTTAATTGAAAGACGAAGCTGGATTATCTTATTCCTGTCAATTCATCTATTTATACTCTTTGTGGCTTATATTGACCAGTCTATCCCTTTTCAATCAATTGCTTATATCGTCTTTTTATCTGTAATTTTATTTACCATCTTCATTATCATACGCTATAAAACTGAAACGCAATTTTATAGAAGTTTAGATAAACGGGAAACTGATTTAGACATCTCCACTTTGCCGGATGCAAGGAGCCCTATTGAACGAATTGTTCTAAATAGTATCCTGAATCAAACAGAGCAGCTGAAACATGCAACTGCACACAGCCAAACCTTAATTGAACAAGAAAAAGATGACTTACTCTCCTGGATTCACGAGGTTAAAACTCCGCTAACAGCCATGAATTTAATCATTGATCGCCTTGAGGATGAACGAACAAAATCTGAGCTAACCTATGAATGGATGAGAATTCAACATCTTCTTGATTCTCAACTTTTCCAAAAGCGACTTCAATTTATTGAAAACGACCTTTTAATAGAGAATTTAGATTTACGTAAAATTGTCTATAAAGAAATAAGAGAATTGCAGAGTTGGTGTATCCAGAAAAGAATCGGCTTTGACCTCCAGCTGGATATTACCGAGGTTGTAAGTGATGCCAAGTGGTTGAGCTTTATTATTAGACAGTTATTAACGAATGCAGTCAAATATAGTCATGACTCAGATATTATTATTTCAAGCCGCCCCCTGCCAAATGAACATATCATTTTAACCATACAGGATTTTGGCCGCGGCATTGATCAGAGGGATTTGCCGCGTATCTTTGATAAAGGCTACACTTCTGCTGTGGAACATACCGATAATGCTGCGACAGGTATGGGCTTATATCTAGCTAAAAAAGCAGCAAATCCTCTTATGATTGATATTGGAGTAGATTCAAAACTAGACGAAGGCACCCGATTTACGCTTACCTTTCCAAAGAAGAATGATTTTGTTGAGGTCATTAGCATGTGACAGGAATGTCACATGCTTTTCTATTTTGTTCGGAGAATAGAAGGATTTGAATAGAACGTCCTCTATATAATGAAGGTATCAATTAAAGGGAGACGATTCCATATGAATATATTAGAGGCACATAAAATCCATAAATCATTTGGTAGCAAATTTAATCAGCAAGAGGTTCTAAAAGGCATTGATATTACTATTAAAACAGGAGAATTTGTTGGAATAATGGGCGCCTCCGGTTCAGGAAAAACGACTTTACTTAATGTATTATCTTCGATTGATAAAGTCAGCACAGGGACCATCATGATTAATAATACAGAGATGACAGCAATGAAGGAAAAGAAATTAGCTGAATTCCGCAAGCATCATCTTGGCTTCATCTTTCAGGAGTACAATCTATTAGATACCTTAACCGTTAAGGAAAATATTCTTTTACCATTATCTATTAGCGGCTTATCCAAAAAAGAAGCTATAAAGAAGTTTGATGAGGTAGCTAAGGATCTTAGCATCCTGGACCTGAAGGATAAATACCCAAATGAACTCTCAGGCGGTCAAAAGCAGCGAACATCTGCAGCAAGAGCGTTTATCCATGAACCAAGTATTATTTTTGCCGATGAACCTACAGGTGCCCTTGATTCTAAATCAGCATCCGATCTGTTAAATAAACTAAGTGAATTAAACCAAAAGAGGAATGCAACGATTGTATTGGTTACACATGACCCTATAGCAGCCAGTTATTGCAATCGCGTTATTTTTATTAAGGATGGACAAATCTATACACAGCTAACTAAGGGCCAAGAAGATCGTGAATCCTTTTTCAGAGGAATTATTAAAACACAAGGAATCTTGGGTGGTGTTATGGATGAGCGTTAAAACACTCATATGGAGAAACCTCAAAAAAAATATAAACAACTATTATCTCTATGTATTTGCTTTAGTTTTCAGCGTTGCCCTTTACTTTTCATTTGTTACTCTGCAGTATGACCCCGCAATGGATGCTGCTAAAGGTTCGATAAAAGGAGGGGCTGCACTTCAAGTAGGATCTATTTTGCTCATTAGCATCGTACTTGTATTCCTGCTCTTTGCCAATAGTATTTTTATTAAAAGGCGGGGCAAAGAAATTGGTCTATTCCAGTTAATCGGTATGACGAAATCGAAAATATTCCGTATTTTAAATATGGAGAATGCGATTCTCTACTTTGGTTCATTGGTGGTAGGTATTTTTATTGGATTCTCCATTTCAAAGCTTATTATGCTTATACTAATTAAATTAACTGGTGTCGAGGATATAGCTGCTCTACGTTTTTCAGGAGAAGCGCTAATCCAAACTATTATTGTGTTCAGTGTGATCTATCTACTAATCATGTTATCAAATTATCTCTTCATTAAAAGACAAACTATATTATCATTATTTAGAGTAACTTCTTCCACTGAAGTAAAAGTCAAAAAAATATCTAAATTTGAAATCACAATTGGTATACTTGGTCTTTTTTTAATAGGATCTGGATACTATATTTCAACTAAACTTTTCGGTGAGGATTTATCTACTGGCGATGAGTTAATAGCAGCAATGTTATATATTCTTGGGGCTGTGATAGTTGGGACCTATTTGTTTTATAAAGGCTCTGTGACCTTTATTTTAAATAGTATTCGTAAAAAGAAAGATGGTTATTTAAATGTGTATGAGGTTCTCTCTCTCTCATCTATCATGTTTCGCTTGAAATCGAATGCTATGTTATTAACAATCATCACAACTGTTTCAGCACTTGCAATCGGTTTACTCTCCTTAAGCTATATTTCCTTCTATTCAGTAGAGAAAACAGCGAAGAATGATGTTCCAGCTAACTTCTCCTTTATGAATGAAAAAGATGCTGATCATTTTACAAGTGTCCTTCGTGAAAATGGCATTGCTTTTAAGGAGAAGAAAGTTGACGTTATTCAATCGAGAGTTAATATTGAGCAAATCATAGAAACCAGCCTTAATGTACTTGATCTTCGACTGAATTCTATGCCAATGCCTGTTATCAGTGAAAAGGCAATTGACGATGTTGAGTTATCTGCCCATGAGGCTTATTTCACCGGGTATAGCGACATGCTGAAAAATACGTTGGATTTTAAAGACACAGGTAACATCCAAATAACAGGTAACAACATAACGATTGACCAAAAATATACAGGCCTAAATAGGGATTATGTGATTTCCTGGAACTTTACCATCAGCGGTATACCTGCTGTAGTTGTGGATGAATCTACTTTTCAAAGATTAAAGGATGATATAGATCCAGCTATCCAGGATGCTGACTCACTCTATATTGGGATTGATATCACAGATAATGAACAGCTTCCAGAAGCAAATAGTCTATTCAACCAATTAGCTACTCAGGATGATACACATGAATCTCGTATTAACATGATCCAAGATAACAAAAAAAGAATGGGATTAACGATGTTTATTGTCGGATTTCTCGGTTTAACATTCCTTATTACATCGGGCTGCATTCTTTACTTTAAACAAATGGGTGAAAGTGAGGACGAAAAGTTAAACTTCTCTATCTTAAGAAAACTTGGATTTACCCAACAGGATCTTTTGAAGGGTGTTAAGCTAAAACAATTATTTAATTTTGGAATACCACTCATATTAGGTCTTTGTCATAGCTATTTTGCAGTTAAGTCAGGTTGGTTCCTATTTGGAATAGAGATTTGGACACCGATGTTACTAGTAATGGTGTTGTATACAGTATTCTATTCTATATTTGGAGTATTATCTGTTTCATATTATAAGAAAATCATAAAAGAATCGTTATAAAATTATTTATGGAGCTCTTGCTTTAAATAGCGGGAGCCTTCTTTTCATTTTGAAGAAAATAATTCGAGGAAAATTCTATAAATAGCGTGTTTTAATGATGGGAATTTAAATTTATGGTGCATACTCTAATTGCCTTTGTCTATTCATTTTAGATAAAGGCATTTAATGAAGTATACACCATTCCTAAAGTAGCAACTTTAGAGACAAATGTTATCACAATTGCTTTCATATTAGATCCTCCCTTGTTTCAATATTAGCCCAATATCGCATATGATTAATTACATTAAACAAATAATACAAGAGCCATTGTTACAAATTTAAGTCCAAATACAATTCCTAATCCTTTCATTCTGCCTTTCCTCCTATCTTTTTTTCTTTACGTTTGCATTCCTACAAAGAGCAAATATTACTACATACAATGTTCATTACATAAATAACATTAACGCCATTGTTACAGCTTTAAATCCAAATACAATCGCTAATGGTTTCATTCCTTCTCCTAATTACATATTGTCCTATTACATAAAAATTTGCATTGCTGTATAAACTAACAATAATGATCCCGCTTTAAGCGCAAAAGTTGATACTACACTTTTCAATTTCACAATCTCCTTTTCAAAAATAAGTGATCTTTCAAGTTGATTTCTCAACCTTACAGATACAGTATAGTCCAAAATGACTATAACAGTCCAGTGGAATTTTCAAAAAAAGTTTGTGAAATTATTCACTTATATTTTGTTAAGCACACCGTTTAATCTATTGGTATACATAGTTGTATACAAGTATTCATAGAAAAATATGATTGTGAAAGCAATGAAAACACTTCCAAAATCATGTGATTTATTTCACAAACTGTATTACTCTATAAAAATATAGACTATAACAGTTTTGTTATCTTGATAATTTTTTTCTAGATTTTATTCACAAACTTTTGTCTGACTGCACCCAATTAATTCGACCTTCAATCTTCAATAAAAAAACCTAACCGAATGTTAGGTTTAAATGAATGAGGAATTTAATCCTTTAACATAATAAAGATCAACTCGAACAACTCGAATATTTGTTTAGGATCTTTACTTGTTATCTCCTTAATTTTATCCAGACGATATTGCAGCGTATTTCTATGAATATGTAACTCTTTTGATGTTAATGTCATATTGCCATTCTTATTAATATAGATCTGCAAGGTCTCCAGCAATTCCGGCGAAGAGATAAGAGAACCTTTAATATAGGAGTGATTAATAAACGAATCTATACCTATCTCGCTGATTCTGGATAAAAAGGATACAACCATATAATGAATAACTCTCTTTTGAAGATTTAATTTTTCACTAATTTGCATAGCACTGATTGCTTGATGATAGCTCTCAGAAATAGTGTCTACATGACTTCCAACACTGATCTTTATAGTCGAATTTTCATTAGTTAACAGGTCAGCCAAGGGTTTGACTCCGCTATTATCCTGTAGCAGGATGATGGAATGCTCATCTTCCTCAAAAACAGGATAATTGATTCTTTTAGGACTTGGCTTTGGCTTTGCAATCAGGACAGATGTTTTTCTTGTCAGATCAAGCTGATAATTCAGGGCTTCCCTTTTTATTTCATCTGAGTATTGGTACTTCGTTTCTACTAATAACTTAAGAAACGCGGACTTCTTTTTACTAATCTCCTCCATACTCTTCAACGCGATTTCTTGTTCAATTAACAGAGAGACTGTGGTTTTGACTAGTTTGCAAAAAGGGATTACCTCACCCGGCTCGCCACTAATCCCAATAACACCTACCATCTTTTGATTAATGACAATCGGTTCATTTGTACCCTTTTTTTCGTACCTATTATCCTCTGTTATTGTAATCATCCTGCCTAAACGTAGGGCTTGGACTGCTCCAGTATGAAAGGTTCCGATTCTGTCCTTACTCCCGCTGCCGATAATGATGCCCTTTTCGTTCATAATATTGATATTATATGGAATATCCGCCATCATTTTATCGACAATATGTTGCGCCTGTTTATTAGTTAACTGATACATGGTGAACAAAACCTTTCTTTATTTCTGTACCGCCTTATCTTATGATCCGTAAATCTTCTCCTATATTTCCATTATAAACTAACAAACCTCTCATCACTTTCTTTGTGCGTTTGCACAAAGAAAATCATCTATCCATCAATAGAATTGTAACCGCTACCAAACTATAATAAGACGTATTCCACACTACTTAGGAGGTTACAAGATGGACGGGATTATGATTAGTTGGATTGGGGCTTTAGCTGGTCTGGCAATAGCCATTATCTTAATCTTAAAAAAGCTGAACCCGCTGTATGCTCTATTTTTAGGAGCCATACTCGGATGTTTAATAGGTGGAGCTAACCTTGAGGAAACAATCAATATACTTGTTGGCGGCACTCAAAGTGTTATGGGGACTGTTATTCGTGTTCTTGCCGCTGGAGTTTTGGCTGGTGTCATGATGGAATCCGGGGCTGCAGAAACAATCGCCCAATCTATTGTTTCTAAATTAGGGGAAAAGAAGGCTCTCATTGCATTAGCTCTTGCCACCATGATTATTACAGCGGTTGGGGTATTTATCCCTGTAGCTGTCCTGATTGTAGCGCCTATCGCTTTATCAATTGGTAATAAAATGGGCATTTCAAAAATTGCTCTATTATTAGCACTATCCGGAGGAGGAAAAGCGGGTAACATCATCTCGCCAAACCCGAATACAATTGCAGCAGCCCGAGGGTTTGATTTAGAACTTAGCGATGTAATGATTGCAGGTCTTATCCCAGCAATTTTCGGCTTAATCGCAACTGTTCTCATCGCCACTTTAATCAAAAATAAAGGCGAAAAAGTTTCAGATAATGAGGTTGTGGATCTTGATCATGGTTCAGCTAACTATCCTCCACTGAATAAAGCAATCGTAGCTCCATTAGTAGCCATTATCTTATTAATGATTAATC
Coding sequences:
- a CDS encoding YrzE family protein, producing MGNIFIYSIIIGIISALILVPFKNNEKLRIHMKGKTKLLVFVSLAALITIGAFLFYYFTLLDQTISSLWIFVIILTLLGSMLATGMERTIKGILFAGSLLVGLYFLTAFLFNADEKYTIAKMDIKEEIQTFDENKKPASVPPQYARNKMKKAFGQVPNTSYYELGNLQIQKVDGEYVYIAPVEFSGFFKWLKGKETPGYFILSATDSSANPKFVDAEMIYTPSAFFNKETERRIRLQYPSYIFYGDSQLEVDDNGTPFYIRSYGDFVSARNGFKVKGVVVMDAKTGKSNSYSLSEAPEFIDGAVAPEVVSTQNSYFGNYIHGYWNSLFGKSDVKLPSDEGTEANVSPIFDENGDMYYFTDFTSPKEGVDSMLGYALTNSRTGKAVYYTGNMEESYMDSQGALQIIEKKFIEKKWEGEMPIIYNFYGEASWLTGVLDSNGFLQNYFIVSAANPEITAYGSTPNEALKLYKTALQKGGGTVNGTSTSVEKKIDGKVIRVYKEKSGEYTVVSFLLDNGQSYNMSSEKDPLIIYLQENDEVSVTYLDTGENFLPVNGITIKNLQ
- a CDS encoding amino acid ABC transporter substrate-binding protein/permease, with product MKKFSKFTFLIAMAIVMIASFIFPALNTKAEGKKYEIATDITFAPFEFQETNGEFVGIDIDLLNAIAENQGFEVEIKPLGFNAAVQALESNQVDGVIAGMSITDERQLKFDFSDPYFESGVVMAVAEGNEEIKSYEDLKGKKVAIKTGTEGASFAESIKDKYGFKTVTFDDSANMYDDVKTGNSAAVFDDYPVLAYGITQGNGLEIVTEKEKGGSYGFAVAKGQNAELIEQFNTGLANLKESGEYQDIMDKYLKAEKSTDTNNGFFGLLESSMPSLLKGLQMTLILTVVSLVIACILGIIFGLMRVSHLKILRAIGVIYVDIFRGTPLIVQAFFIYFGIPAALDFRISAVAAGIITLSLNAGAYMAEIVRGGIESVDKGQMEAARSLGLPYKKAMAKVILPQAIRLMIPSIINQFIITLKDTSILSIIGINELTQSGKIIIARNLESFQMWLIVGFIYFIIIMILTKVSNRMERKIQNGKA
- a CDS encoding amino acid ABC transporter ATP-binding protein, translating into MGKLKVKGLKKSYGKLEVLKDISLEVKEGEVVCLIGPSGSGKSTLLRCLNLLEEVNEGDVTVDDKHLTDKNTDINKVRENIGMVFQHFNLFPHMTVLDNITLAPVELNKATKEEAKKIGLKLLARVGLEDKANAMPAQLSGGQKQRVAIARALAMNPDIMLFDEPTSALDPEMVGEVLNVIKQLAQEGMTMVIVTHEMGFAREVADQVIFMDGGYVVERGTPEEIFSNPQNERTKDFLDKVL
- a CDS encoding undecaprenyl-diphosphate phosphatase codes for the protein MDSISFIEIIQFVFLGLLQGLTEPIPVSSSGHLVIFQHFFGLNIPGLSFELFVNFASLLAVIFIYRADLMKLIKNGFSYLTGSDKSTATKKDFYFILYLIVATIPAAFIGLFFEDQIASIFKGVRVIGFALIITGIALWLIRNLEGRKAEGELTFKDAIIVGLSQAVALIPGISRSGATIVSSMAMGMNRETALKFSFFLYIPISLGGMVFSVSDMVNDPDLGRLLIPYALAFIASLIASYFSLRWFMDIMKKGKLGYFSIYCFIVGILVIIFG
- a CDS encoding response regulator transcription factor, translated to MFKILLIEDDTSLFKEIKERLTQWSYEVYGVQDFGEVLNEFTDIQPDLVLIDIQLPKFDGFHWCRLIRTHSNVPILFLSSRDHPTDMVMSMQLGADDFIQKPFNFDVLVAKIQAILRRVYNYNADQTQLKIWCGATINYEKNTVENELGSIELSRNEIYILKQLIDHKNKIISRDTLIRSLWDDERFVSDNTLTVNVNRLRKRLDELGLGHFIETKVGQGYMAKETADSL
- a CDS encoding sensor histidine kinase, with protein sequence MIKSYLIERRSWIILFLSIHLFILFVAYIDQSIPFQSIAYIVFLSVILFTIFIIIRYKTETQFYRSLDKRETDLDISTLPDARSPIERIVLNSILNQTEQLKHATAHSQTLIEQEKDDLLSWIHEVKTPLTAMNLIIDRLEDERTKSELTYEWMRIQHLLDSQLFQKRLQFIENDLLIENLDLRKIVYKEIRELQSWCIQKRIGFDLQLDITEVVSDAKWLSFIIRQLLTNAVKYSHDSDIIISSRPLPNEHIILTIQDFGRGIDQRDLPRIFDKGYTSAVEHTDNAATGMGLYLAKKAANPLMIDIGVDSKLDEGTRFTLTFPKKNDFVEVISM